The following proteins come from a genomic window of Microtus ochrogaster isolate Prairie Vole_2 chromosome 7, MicOch1.0, whole genome shotgun sequence:
- the Nkx2-5 gene encoding homeobox protein Nkx-2.5, translated as MFPSPALTPTPFSVKDILNLEQQQRSLAAGDLSARLEATLAPASCMLAAFKPEAYSGPEAAAPSLAELRAELGPAPSPPKCAPAFPAAPAFYPRAYGDPDPTKDPRADKKELCALQKAVELDKAETEGAERPRARRRRKPRVLFSQAQVYELERRFKQQRYLSAPERDQLASVLKLTSTQVKIWFQNRRYKCKRQRQDQTLELLGPPPPPARRIAVPVLVRDGKPCLGDSAAYAPAYGVGLNAYGYNAYPYPSYGGAACSPGYSCAAYPAAPPAAQPAPTANGNFVNFGVGDLNAVQSPGMSQGNSGVSTLHGIRAW; from the exons ATGTTCCCCAGTCCAGCGCTCACACCCACGCCCTTCTCAGTCAAAGACATCCTGAACCTGGAGCAGCAGCAGCGCAGCCTGGCCGCTGGGGACCTGTCTGCGCGCCTCGAGGCCACCCTGGCGCCCGCCTCCTGCATGCTGGCCGCCTTCAAGCCGGAGGCCTACTCCGGGCCCGAGGCCGCAGCGCCTAGCCTGGCAGAGCTGCGCGCGGAGCTGGGCCCCGCGCCTTCGCCCCCCAAGTGCGCTCCTGCCTTTCCAGCCGCCCCCGCCTTTTATCCTCGTGCCTACGGCGACCCTGATCCGACCAAGGACCCACGAGCGGATAAGAAAG aGCTGTGCGCGCTGCAGAAGGCAGTGGAGCTGGACAAGGCCGAGACGGAAGGTGCCGAGCGACCACGAGCGCGGCGGCGGCGAAAACCACGCGTGCTCTTCTCGCAGGCGCAGGTCTACGAGCTGGAGCGGCGCTTCAAGCAACAGCGGTACCTGTCCGCTCCCGAGCGCGACCAGCTCGCCAGCGTGCTGAAGCTCACGTCCACGCAGGTCAAGATCTGGTTCCAGAACCGGCGCTACAAGTGCAAGCGGCAGCGGCAGGACCAGACTTTGGAGTTGCTGggaccgccgccgccgcccgcgcGCAGGATCGCGGTGCCGGTGCTGGTGCGCGACGGGAAGCCCTGCCTCGGGGACTCGGCGGCCTACGCGCCCGCCTACGGCGTGGGTCTCAACGCCTACGGCTACAACGCCTACCCCTACCCCAGCTACGGTGGCGCGGCCTGCAGCCCCGGGTACAGCTGCGCCGCCTACCCCGCCGCGCCCCCCGCCGCGCAGCCCGCCCCCACCGCCAACGGCAACTTCGTGAACTTCGGCGTCGGGGACTTGAACGCCGTGCAGAGTCCCGGGATGTCGCAGGGCAATTCGGGAGTGTCCACTCTTCACGGCATTCGAGCCTGGTAG